A part of Aegilops tauschii subsp. strangulata cultivar AL8/78 chromosome 2, Aet v6.0, whole genome shotgun sequence genomic DNA contains:
- the LOC109758036 gene encoding uncharacterized protein yields MPSSPRKDRGGTSVDNKQISQRRGKQKQSRRRLRTPHRRISVPIHPAAAAPRRASLGPVDRGSGPESPLRSALRGLGLVRPCVGGLSWGFGGGWHALRRPGAVNPMLRLLSVGERLLTTGTNRRAARLSQLSHASGYYATVRDNGLSTRRNIPPVFSRMFSHYKDIVRKKVEDHNYRKRFSRGYGSLSGAVSNSSARQQAQLTLKRPSHIYSYSGPRFPLLSRAACALTLSLTRSHIIPGVVALAFGKMALSQPVLADSRPCMPKMEGIVMRTRDTGELLSAMARSVWEGITLFIRAVHLAFLFFPATALAPFADSLSIEFRRRWLSLVRRTLEKAGPAFIKWGQWAATRPDLFPSDLCVELAKLHSGAPVHGFAYSKASIEKAFGRKLSEIFETFEENPVASGSIAQIHRATLKDRPDSNPTKKKKRDQHPVKHVAVKVRHPGVGESIKKDFLLINFMAKVSNAVPGLSWLRLDESVRQFAVFMMSQVDLSREASNLHRFRHNFRRWRHVSFPEPLYPLVHPAVLIESFENGESVARFVDETEGNSRMKKDLAHIGTYAFLKMLLEDNFIHADMHPGNILVRLNESKNKRKTFFRSKPHIVFLDVGMTAELSVADRDNLKQFFKAVAIRDGRTAAKCTLRLSDNQSCPNPAAFTEELDKTFTFWGTPEGDVFHPVECMHQLLDTVRRHKVNIDGNICTVMVTILVLEGWQRKLDPRFDIMETLKTLLIEKEVKQPPPDYFG; encoded by the exons ATGCCCTCTTCTCCAAGAAAGGACCGAGGAGGCACCAGCGTGGACAACAAACAAATATCGCAAAGGAGGGGGAAGCAAAAGCAGAGCCGTCGTCGCCTCCGAACCCCACACCGCCGCATCTCAGTTCCAatccatcccgccgccgccgcgccgcgacGCGCCTCCCTCGGCCCCGTGGATCGCGGCTCCGGTCCCGAGTCTCCTCTCCGCTCCGCCCTCCGGGGGCTCGGTCTGGTCCGCCCTTGCGTGGGCGGGCTCTCCTGGGGTTTTGGCGGTGGCTGGCATGCTCTCCGGCGACCTGGTGCGGTGAACCCGATGCTGCGCCTACTGTCGGTCGGCGAGAG GCTGTTGACAACCGGAACAAATAGGCGGGCAGCCCGTTTGTCCCAGTTGAGTCACGCCAGTGGTTACTACGCAACAGTGAGGGACAATGGCTTGTCAACAAGGCGAAATATCCCGCCCGTCTTCTCTAGAATGTTCTCACATTACAAGGACATTGTCAGAAAGAAAGTTGAGGATCACAACTATAGAAAAAGGTTTTCCAGAGGCTATGGTTCCCTCTCTGGGGCAGTGTCAAATTCATCTGCAAGACAGCAAGCCCAATTGACGTTGAAGCGGCCCAGTCATATATACTCGTATAGTGGTCCCCGATTCCCGTTGCTGAGTCGAGCAGCCTGTGCGCTAACTCTGTCCTTAACGAGATCGCATATCATCCCTGGGGTCGTGGCTTTAGCTTTTGGGAAGATGGCATTGTCGCAGCCTGTCCTGGCAGACTCGCGGCCATGCATGCCCAAAATGGAAGGCATTGTCATGAGGACACGAGATACTGGCGAGTTGCTGTCAGCCATGGCTAGGTCAGTCTGGGAGGGTATCACTTTGTTTATAAGAGCAGTTCATTTGGCATTCCTGTTCTTCCCTGCAACTGCATTAGCTCCATTTGCTGATAGTTTAAGTATAGAATTTAGAAGAAGGTGGCTTTCTCTTGTACGTCGTACCCTTGAAAAGGCAGGGCCAGCATTCATTAAGTGGGGTCAATGGGCTGCAACTCGCCCTGATCTTTTTCCAAGTGATCTCTGTGTTGAGCTTGCAAAGCTTCACAGCGGAGCTCCGGTGCATGGCTTTGCTTACAGCAAAGCTTCTATTGAGAAGGCATTTGGCCGTAAGCTATCTGAAATATTTGAAACATTTGAAGAGAATCCTGTAGCTTCTGGAAGCATTGCACAAATACATCGGGCCACATTAAAAGATCGTCCTGACTCGAACCCgaccaaaaaaaagaaaagagatcAACATCCTGTAAAGCATGTTGCAGTTAAGGTGAGGCATCCTGGTGTGGGGGAATCAATCAAGAAGGACTTCTTACTCATCaattttatggcaaaagtttcgAATGCCGTCCCTGGATTGAGCTGGCTAAGGCTGGATGAGAGCGTCCGCCAGTTTGCAGTTTTCATGATGTCTCAAGTTGACCTTTCTAGGGAAGCTTCTAATTTGCATCGTTTCAGACACAACTTCCGTAGATGGAGACATGTTTCATTCCCAGAACCATTGTACCCACTTGTCCATCCAGCTGTCCTTATCGAGTCATTTGAGAATGGAGAAAGTGTTGCTCGTTTTGTGGATGAAACTGAAGGAAATTCTCGGATGAAGAAGGACCTTGCCCACATTGGGACATATGCATTCTTGAAGATGCTTCTG GAGGACAATTTTATTCACGCGGATATGCACCCGGGAAACATTCTTGTCCGTCTAAACGAGAGCAAGAATAAGAGGAAAACGTTTTTCAGATCTAAGCCCCATATTGTTTTTCTTGATGTTGGCATGACTGCTGAGCTCTCAGTAGCTGACCGTGATAACTTAAAACAATTCTTCAAGGCGGTTGCTATCAGAGATGGTCGTACGGCTGCTAAGTGTACGTTACGATTATCAGATAACCAGAGCTGTCCAAATCCAGCAGCCTTTACTGAG GAATTGGATAAGACATTTACGTTCTGGGGAACACCGGAGGGAGACGTATTTCATCCTGTCGAATGCATGCATCAATTGCTCGACACAGTTCGTCGCCACAAAGTCAACATTGATGGCAACATCTGTACTGTAATGGTGACAATTTTGGTTCTTGAG GGGTGGCAACGCAAGCTAGACCCACGCTTTGATATCATGGAAACATTGAAGACTCTACTAATAGAGAAGGAAGTTAAACAACCACCACCAGATTATTTTGGATAA